In one Verrucomicrobiia bacterium genomic region, the following are encoded:
- a CDS encoding carbon-nitrogen family hydrolase, giving the protein MSGLKVLGVQWDLAWESPEANRARVERLLEGRRPEPETLVVLPEMFSTGFSMNAEGISEEPGGETERWAWDRARAWGVWLVAGWARRDAQGVAGNEAVVVSPAGRTVATYRKRRPFSPGDEPRHYPAGGEAVVFEWRGLGVAPFICYDLRFPEVFGAVVDRRPELLTVIASWPERRIEHWMTLLRARAIEHQAYVVGVNRTGEDPAHRYPGHSVVVDPWGEVVVDAGSVEGVIEATLDLGRLREYREKLPFLEDRRVAA; this is encoded by the coding sequence ATGAGCGGACTGAAAGTGTTGGGGGTGCAGTGGGATCTCGCGTGGGAGAGCCCGGAGGCGAACCGGGCGCGGGTGGAGCGGTTGCTGGAAGGGCGGCGGCCCGAACCGGAGACTCTGGTGGTTCTGCCGGAGATGTTTTCGACCGGGTTCAGCATGAACGCGGAGGGCATTTCGGAGGAGCCCGGGGGGGAGACCGAGCGATGGGCCTGGGACCGGGCGCGGGCTTGGGGCGTATGGTTGGTGGCGGGGTGGGCCCGGCGCGATGCGCAGGGGGTGGCGGGCAATGAGGCGGTGGTGGTGAGTCCGGCTGGGCGGACGGTGGCGACATATCGGAAGCGGCGTCCTTTCTCGCCGGGAGACGAACCCCGCCACTACCCAGCGGGCGGGGAGGCGGTGGTGTTCGAGTGGCGTGGGCTGGGGGTGGCGCCATTCATCTGTTACGATCTGCGCTTCCCCGAGGTTTTCGGAGCGGTGGTGGATCGGCGTCCGGAACTGCTCACGGTCATCGCGAGCTGGCCGGAGCGAAGGATCGAGCACTGGATGACGCTGCTGCGGGCCCGGGCGATCGAGCACCAGGCGTACGTGGTGGGGGTCAACCGGACCGGGGAGGATCCGGCGCATCGGTATCCGGGCCACTCGGTGGTGGTGGATCCCTGGGGGGAGGTGGTGGTGGATGCCGGCAGCGTGGAGGGTGTGATTGAGGCGACGTTGGATTTGGGGCGGCTGCGGGAGTACCGGGAGAAACTTCCATTCCTGGAGGATCGGCGGGTGGCGGCTTGA